The DNA region CGCACATGTCACCCTGAACGGCATGACCCAGGCAGACGCCGCGCCCGGCACCGCACCCCACCCCCGCACCGTCGTCATCGTCAGCGACCACACCGGCCTGACCGCCGAGAACATCGCCCGCGCCCTCCTGGCCCACTTTCCCGGCCAGTCCCTGCGCTACCTGCGCCGCCCGTTCACCGCCGACCTGGGCGCCGCGCAGGCCGTCACCCGCGAGGTCCGCGCGCTGGCCGAACGCGGCGAACACCCGCTGGTCTTCACGACCGTCACCCGCGCCGAGGTCCTGACCGAACTCCAGACCTGCCCCGCGCAGGTGTTCGACCTGCTCGGCCCCGGCCTGAGCGCCCTGGAACACGAATTCCAGCAGCCCGCCACCCGCATCGTCGGCCAGTACCACGACATGCACGACACCGACGCCTACCTGTCCCGCATGGACGCCCTGGACTTCGCGCTCGCCACCGACGACGGCGTGGGCGACAAGCAGTACGGCCTGTCCGACGTGATCCTGGTGGGCGTCTCCCGCGCCGGCAAGACCCCCACCAGCCTGTTCCTGGCCCTGCAACACGGCGTGCGCGCCAGCAACTACCCCCTCGCCGAGGACGACTTCGAACGGCACGGCCTGCCCCTGCCCCTCGAGTCACACCGCCACAAACTGCACGGCCTGACCATCGACCCCCGGCGCCTGCACGCCATCCGCACGCAGCGCAAGGCCGGCAGCCGCTACGCCAGCCTCGAACAGTGCGAACACGAGGTCCGCCGCGCCGAACGCATGTTCCAGCGCGCCGGAATCCCCGTGCGCGACACCACCAGCGCCAGCGTCGAGGAAATCGCCGCCGGGATCCTCAACACCCTCCGCAAGGGCTGAACAGGACACCGGCTGGACGGGAGCGGGAGGCAATCACCCGTGTGGGGCACGCCTCCCGCTCATGCGCGGCTTACCGGCGCGTGCGGTAGCGGCGGATCAGGGTGTTCGTGGAGCTGTCGTGCGTCAGTTCGGGTTCGGCATCGGCGTGCAGTTCCGGCACGATCTTCCCGGCCAGCACCTTGCCCAGTTCCACGCCCCACTGGTCGAAGGAATTGATGTCCCACACGGCGCCCTGCACGAAGACCTTGTGCTCGTACAGCGCGATCAGCGCGCCCAGCGTGTGCGGCGTCAGGCGGTCGGCGAGGATGGTGTTGGTGGGGCGGTTCCCGTCGAACACGCGGTGCGGGGCTAGGTCCGGCTGCACACCCTCGGCCAGCACGGCGTCCAGGCTCTTGCCAAACGCCAGCGCCTCGGTCTGCGCGAACACGTTCGCCATCAGCAGGTCGTGGTGCGGCGCGCCGCCTTCCAGCGGCAGCGGGTTGAGGGTCTGGCAGAACCCGATGAAGTCCGCCGGGATCAGCTTGGTGCCCTGGTGGATCAGCTGGTAGAAGGCGTGCTGGCCGTTCGTGCCGGGCTGCCCCCAGATGACTGGGCCGGTCTGGTAGTCCACGGGCTGCCCGCCCAGCGTGATGTGCTTGCCGTTGCTTTCCATGTCCAGCTGTTGCAGGTACGCCGGGAAGTACGCGAGGTACTGGTCGTACGGCAGCACCGCGTGGCTCTGCGCGTCATGGAAGTTGTTGTACCAGATGCCCAGCAGGCCCAGCAGGACCGGCAGGTTCCCCTCCAGCGGCGCCGTGCGGAAGTGCTCGTCCATGTCGTGGAACCCGGCCAGCAGTTCGCGGAACCCGTCCGGGCCGACGGCCAGCATCAGGCTCAGGCCGATGGCGCTGTCCATCGAGTAACGGCCGCCCACCCAGTCCCAGAAGCCGAACATGTTCGCGGTGTCGATCCCGAACTTCTGCACGGCGTCCGCGTTCGTGGAGACCGCCACGAAGTGCCGCGCGACCGCCGACTCGTCCCCCAGCGCTGCCAGCAGCCACGCGCGGGCACTCTGGGCGTTCGCCATGGTCTCCTGCGTGGTGAAGGTCTTGCTCGACACGATGACCAGCGTCTCGGCCGGGTCCAGGTCACGGGTCTTCTCGACCAGGTCCGTGCCGTCCACGTTCGACACGAAGCGCAGCGTCAGGTCCCGCTGCGCGTAGTGTTTCAGCGCCTCGTATGCCATGACCGGCCCCAGGTCGCTGCCGCCGATGCCGATGTTCACGATGTTCCGCAGGGGCCGCCCGGTGTGGCCCAGCCACGTCCCGGCGCGCACCTGATCCGCGAAGGCCGCCATGCGGTCCAGCACCTCATGCACGTCCGGCACGACGTTCCGGCCATCCACCATGACGGTCGCGCCTGCCGGGGCGCGCAGGGCGGTGTGCAGCACGGCGCGCCCCTCGGTCACGTTGATCTTCTCACCGGCGAACATGGCGTCCCGCCGGGCCTCCACGCCGGTCTCGCGGGCCAGTTGCAGCAGCAACTTCAGGGTCTCGTCTGTCACGCGGTTCTTGCTGTAGTCGAGGTAAAGCCCGGCCCCCTCGGCGTTCAGGCGCTCGCCGCGCTGCGGGTCGGCGGCGAACAGGTCGCGCAGGTGCGCGGCGCGCGTGGCGTCGGCGTGC from Deinococcus seoulensis includes:
- a CDS encoding pyruvate, water dikinase regulatory protein, whose product is MTQADAAPGTAPHPRTVVIVSDHTGLTAENIARALLAHFPGQSLRYLRRPFTADLGAAQAVTREVRALAERGEHPLVFTTVTRAEVLTELQTCPAQVFDLLGPGLSALEHEFQQPATRIVGQYHDMHDTDAYLSRMDALDFALATDDGVGDKQYGLSDVILVGVSRAGKTPTSLFLALQHGVRASNYPLAEDDFERHGLPLPLESHRHKLHGLTIDPRRLHAIRTQRKAGSRYASLEQCEHEVRRAERMFQRAGIPVRDTTSASVEEIAAGILNTLRKG
- the pgi gene encoding glucose-6-phosphate isomerase — protein: MAPEHTASNAPAHASLTSLSSYRALAAHADATRAAHLRDLFAADPQRGERLNAEGAGLYLDYSKNRVTDETLKLLLQLARETGVEARRDAMFAGEKINVTEGRAVLHTALRAPAGATVMVDGRNVVPDVHEVLDRMAAFADQVRAGTWLGHTGRPLRNIVNIGIGGSDLGPVMAYEALKHYAQRDLTLRFVSNVDGTDLVEKTRDLDPAETLVIVSSKTFTTQETMANAQSARAWLLAALGDESAVARHFVAVSTNADAVQKFGIDTANMFGFWDWVGGRYSMDSAIGLSLMLAVGPDGFRELLAGFHDMDEHFRTAPLEGNLPVLLGLLGIWYNNFHDAQSHAVLPYDQYLAYFPAYLQQLDMESNGKHITLGGQPVDYQTGPVIWGQPGTNGQHAFYQLIHQGTKLIPADFIGFCQTLNPLPLEGGAPHHDLLMANVFAQTEALAFGKSLDAVLAEGVQPDLAPHRVFDGNRPTNTILADRLTPHTLGALIALYEHKVFVQGAVWDINSFDQWGVELGKVLAGKIVPELHADAEPELTHDSSTNTLIRRYRTRR